A stretch of the Bacillus anthracis str. Vollum genome encodes the following:
- a CDS encoding GNAT family N-acetyltransferase, which yields MGEEKLTTLFRIDCGEIYLQEFTVEDTESIYNISTQPEIEKFLPDWKSTKEQRINWVVNYEIPENKAFLHAVRITTNIDDHILKLGICKKTTNEFIGWCCTGIKDELPAPNGEIMYAVSSEYHNNGYATKATKGLVDYLFEKTKVDVLNAIALINNVASNKVIEKCGFIYLSEQEIENQLYNHYQLSKSEWIKNIAL from the coding sequence ATGGGAGAAGAGAAATTGACTACGTTATTTAGAATAGATTGTGGAGAAATATACCTACAAGAGTTTACAGTCGAAGATACAGAGAGTATTTATAACATATCCACTCAACCGGAAATAGAAAAATTTTTGCCAGACTGGAAATCAACGAAAGAACAAAGGATTAATTGGGTTGTAAATTATGAGATACCAGAAAATAAAGCGTTTCTTCATGCAGTGAGAATTACGACTAACATAGATGATCACATATTAAAACTAGGAATATGTAAGAAAACCACAAATGAATTTATTGGATGGTGCTGCACAGGTATAAAAGATGAACTCCCTGCACCGAATGGAGAGATTATGTATGCTGTTTCAAGCGAATATCATAATAATGGTTATGCAACGAAAGCGACAAAAGGACTGGTTGACTATTTGTTCGAAAAAACGAAAGTAGATGTCCTTAACGCAATTGCTTTAATTAACAATGTAGCATCAAATAAAGTTATTGAAAAATGTGGGTTTATTTATTTGAGTGAACAGGAGATAGAAAATCAACTATATAATCATTATCAATTAAGTAAATCCGAATGGATAAAAAATATTGCTCTGTAA
- a CDS encoding DUF2197 domain-containing protein, whose protein sequence is MHMMFYEIVCFSCKNIFRVYEGSEKYKRFKEKPKGVYCCDECSHKIQLEAIKNFFR, encoded by the coding sequence ATGCATATGATGTTTTATGAAATTGTTTGCTTTTCTTGTAAAAATATATTTCGTGTTTATGAAGGTAGTGAAAAATATAAGCGATTTAAAGAGAAACCAAAAGGGGTATATTGTTGTGATGAGTGTAGCCACAAAATTCAATTAGAAGCTATAAAGAATTTTTTTAGATAA
- a CDS encoding DUF3267 domain-containing protein, with product MFIIIWFRHLPQISMDLSEWTPFIQNNWHRKHYMKFVYVLQIIIFLIPYYFGADFTHINIFYLIIIGICVFIIHEFLHVIVIKKKGDISLTCSGIFFWLNTNAILSKIRFWIFMSLPIIVLSVVPAVISFYISGNIKSIILFICWINAIISASDIYNSFLITIKPKNSIFCRGYYKVK from the coding sequence ATGTTTATTATAATTTGGTTTCGTCACTTACCACAGATAAGTATGGATTTGTCAGAATGGACTCCTTTTATACAAAATAATTGGCATCGAAAACATTATATGAAATTTGTATATGTACTTCAAATCATCATTTTTCTAATACCGTATTACTTTGGAGCAGATTTCACCCACATTAATATATTTTATCTCATCATCATAGGCATTTGTGTCTTTATTATTCATGAATTTCTACACGTTATTGTTATAAAGAAAAAAGGTGATATTAGCTTAACGTGTAGTGGAATATTTTTTTGGTTAAATACAAATGCAATTCTATCCAAAATAAGATTTTGGATCTTTATGAGTTTGCCTATTATTGTATTATCGGTCGTTCCTGCCGTTATATCGTTCTATATATCAGGAAATATTAAATCAATCATTTTATTTATATGTTGGATAAACGCAATAATTTCCGCTTCAGATATTTACAATTCATTTTTAATTACGATTAAACCGAAGAACTCAATTTTTTGTAGAGGTTATTATAAAGTGAAATAG
- the abc-f gene encoding ribosomal protection-like ABC-F family protein, whose translation MKELLKLNDVYVEIKENMLLEKMNVTVKQGDVIGLIGKNGAGKSTLLQLINGKIEPSKGTVEWMQMNMTTAYVEQEKETFVNKDIIAKEAELLAKWGVPTNDFHTLSGGEKLKVRLAKGFAKNPNVLILDEPTNHLDEMSTEFLIKQIKNMKGTVIVVSHDRYFLDVVATRIWSIEDKKLIDHSGNYTSYMKAREHKRMTQQREYEKQQKKIEQVETHIKELSSWSQKAHAQSTKQEGVKEFYRVKAKRMDAQVKSKRKRLEKELEKTKVERVKEEYSVEFSIQASKKVGKRFLEVKQLRKKFNNRILFENVNFTIQHGEKIAIVGPNGSGKTTLLKMIMGNETAEGEVWISPSANIGYLTQEVFDLPLEKTPEDLFFKETFEERGKVQNLMKHLGFESSQWKEPIRYMSMGERVKCKLMTYILDEKDVLILDEPTNHLDLPSREQLENTLAEYNGTLVIVSHDRYFLEKTTNTKLVFVNNTIQKQLEKPTKTRDEIEELRLTLETERQEVLGKLSFLTSKDKEYKALDERFMELTKQIKAL comes from the coding sequence ATGAAAGAACTATTAAAATTAAATGATGTTTATGTTGAAATAAAAGAAAATATGTTGTTAGAGAAAATGAATGTGACAGTAAAACAAGGGGATGTTATCGGATTAATCGGTAAAAACGGTGCTGGTAAATCAACGTTACTTCAATTAATAAATGGGAAGATTGAACCTTCAAAAGGTACTGTTGAATGGATGCAAATGAATATGACAACAGCATATGTTGAACAAGAAAAAGAAACTTTCGTTAATAAAGATATAATTGCAAAAGAAGCAGAATTGCTTGCGAAATGGGGCGTGCCAACGAACGACTTTCATACTTTAAGTGGTGGTGAAAAGCTGAAAGTACGATTAGCAAAAGGATTTGCTAAAAATCCTAATGTCTTAATATTAGACGAACCGACAAATCATTTAGATGAGATGAGTACAGAATTTCTCATTAAGCAAATTAAAAATATGAAAGGTACAGTTATCGTCGTATCACATGATCGATATTTTTTAGATGTTGTCGCGACTAGAATATGGTCAATTGAGGATAAGAAATTAATTGACCATAGCGGTAATTATACAAGTTATATGAAAGCACGTGAGCATAAAAGAATGACGCAGCAGCGTGAATATGAAAAACAACAAAAAAAGATAGAACAAGTAGAAACTCATATAAAAGAACTAAGTTCATGGTCACAAAAGGCACATGCGCAGTCTACAAAACAAGAAGGAGTTAAAGAATTTTATCGTGTAAAAGCGAAGCGCATGGATGCACAAGTGAAGTCGAAACGAAAACGTCTCGAAAAAGAGCTAGAGAAAACGAAGGTAGAACGTGTGAAAGAGGAGTATTCAGTTGAATTCTCTATTCAAGCGAGTAAAAAAGTAGGAAAACGTTTCTTAGAAGTAAAACAATTGCGGAAAAAATTTAATAATCGAATATTATTTGAAAACGTTAATTTTACAATTCAACACGGTGAGAAGATTGCGATTGTTGGACCAAACGGTAGCGGGAAAACAACTTTACTGAAGATGATTATGGGAAACGAAACTGCTGAAGGAGAAGTATGGATTTCACCATCAGCAAACATCGGTTATTTAACACAAGAAGTATTTGATTTACCGCTGGAAAAAACACCAGAAGATTTATTTTTCAAAGAGACGTTTGAAGAAAGAGGAAAAGTCCAAAATTTAATGAAACATTTAGGGTTTGAATCTTCCCAATGGAAAGAGCCGATTCGATATATGAGTATGGGTGAACGAGTAAAATGTAAGCTAATGACTTATATTTTAGATGAAAAAGATGTACTTATTTTAGATGAACCTACGAATCACCTTGATCTTCCTTCACGTGAACAGCTTGAAAATACATTAGCTGAGTATAACGGAACACTCGTTATCGTTTCTCACGATCGATATTTTCTGGAGAAAACAACTAATACAAAGCTTGTGTTTGTAAACAATACGATACAAAAGCAGCTCGAAAAACCTACGAAAACAAGAGACGAAATCGAAGAGCTACGTTTAACATTAGAAACAGAGAGACAAGAAGTATTAGGGAAATTAAGCTTTTTAACTTCTAAAGACAAAGAATATAAAGCACTGGATGAACGATTTATGGAACTTACGAAGCAGATTAAGGCACTTTAA
- a CDS encoding cell wall hydrolase produces MPLIPYNESDVDLLARLIRAEAEGEGRQGEQLVGCVVVNRVFCDCLDFKQLRSVRDAVYQSPGGFEAVQYGYFYQRARESEKEIARKVLQGEWRWPARWALWYFRPVGACPPEWYNQPFVGQFKSHCFYEPSGNECPKLYSR; encoded by the coding sequence ATGCCCCTTATTCCATATAACGAAAGCGATGTTGACTTACTTGCTCGATTAATACGTGCTGAAGCTGAAGGCGAAGGTCGACAAGGTGAACAACTTGTTGGTTGCGTAGTAGTAAACCGTGTATTTTGTGATTGCTTAGATTTTAAACAACTTCGTTCTGTACGTGATGCTGTATATCAAAGCCCCGGTGGATTTGAAGCAGTGCAATACGGATATTTTTATCAACGTGCTCGTGAATCAGAAAAAGAAATCGCACGAAAAGTTTTACAAGGTGAGTGGCGCTGGCCAGCAAGATGGGCTCTTTGGTATTTCCGTCCAGTTGGAGCTTGTCCGCCCGAATGGTATAACCAGCCATTTGTAGGACAGTTTAAAAGTCATTGTTTTTATGAACCTAGTGGTAATGAATGTCCGAAATTGTATTCACGGTAG
- a CDS encoding ABC transporter ATP-binding protein encodes MEILHAKSISKVYKGKVPYKALVDIDLSIQEGEFVGIMGPSGSGKTTLLNMVSTIDSPSSGEILINGTNPFQLSSEDLALFRRKQLGFVFQSFNLLSTLTVKENIVLPMTLDGVSVQEMNKRVEAIAEKLNITDILSKRTFEISGGQAQRTAIARAIVHKPQLLLADEPTGNLDSKSSNDVMEMLDTLNKEEKATMMLVTHDPYAASFCSRVVFIKDGQLYNEIYCGESRQAFYQKIMDVLSLLGGKRHDFSSVRI; translated from the coding sequence ATGGAAATTTTACATGCAAAAAGTATTAGTAAAGTATATAAAGGGAAAGTGCCTTATAAAGCATTAGTAGATATTGATTTATCAATTCAAGAAGGTGAATTTGTAGGGATTATGGGGCCATCTGGTAGTGGGAAAACAACGTTATTAAATATGGTATCTACAATTGATTCTCCATCATCGGGAGAAATTTTAATTAATGGCACAAATCCTTTCCAATTATCATCAGAAGATTTAGCGTTATTCCGTAGGAAACAATTAGGTTTTGTTTTTCAATCATTTAATCTTCTTAGCACACTTACTGTAAAAGAAAACATCGTATTACCGATGACTTTAGATGGTGTTTCTGTGCAAGAGATGAACAAACGAGTGGAAGCAATTGCAGAGAAGTTAAACATTACAGATATATTGAGTAAAAGAACGTTTGAAATATCAGGGGGGCAAGCTCAAAGAACAGCAATCGCTCGTGCAATCGTTCATAAACCGCAATTATTACTTGCTGACGAACCAACAGGGAATTTAGACTCTAAATCTTCAAATGATGTAATGGAGATGCTTGATACTCTTAATAAAGAAGAAAAAGCTACGATGATGTTAGTTACACATGATCCGTATGCTGCGAGTTTTTGCAGTAGAGTAGTATTTATTAAAGATGGTCAACTATATAACGAAATTTATTGTGGTGAAAGCAGACAAGCCTTTTATCAAAAGATTATGGATGTTCTTTCTTTGTTAGGAGGGAAAAGGCATGACTTTTCGTCAGTTCGCATTTAA
- a CDS encoding response regulator transcription factor, with amino-acid sequence MVKIMIVEDDMKIAELLSTHVAKYGYEGIIVSDFQNVLNIFLEEQPELVLLDINLPSFDGYYWCRQIRGVSTCPILFISAREGTMDQVMALENGGDDFISKPFHYEVVMAKIRSYLRRAYGDYAPKVEERMVEQHGLCLYPERLVLKLKNQEIDVTRNEAILLEMLMKNYPRIVSREVLLNKLWDSESYVDDNTLSVNTTRVRKKLKTLQIKDPIETIRSVGYRLHITWDTGMEK; translated from the coding sequence ATGGTTAAAATTATGATTGTAGAAGATGATATGAAAATAGCAGAATTATTATCAACACATGTTGCGAAATACGGGTATGAAGGAATTATCGTATCGGATTTTCAAAATGTATTAAACATTTTTTTAGAAGAACAACCAGAGTTAGTTTTATTAGATATTAATTTACCGAGTTTTGATGGGTACTATTGGTGTCGTCAAATTCGTGGAGTTTCCACGTGTCCGATATTATTTATTTCAGCTCGTGAAGGTACGATGGATCAAGTTATGGCGTTAGAAAACGGTGGTGATGATTTCATTTCAAAGCCATTCCATTACGAAGTTGTAATGGCTAAAATTCGAAGTTATTTAAGACGTGCTTACGGAGATTATGCACCGAAAGTAGAAGAGCGGATGGTTGAGCAACATGGTCTTTGTTTATATCCTGAAAGGCTTGTATTGAAGCTTAAGAATCAAGAAATTGACGTAACGAGAAATGAAGCTATTTTATTAGAAATGTTAATGAAAAATTATCCGCGTATTGTGAGTAGAGAAGTGTTGTTAAATAAATTATGGGATAGCGAATCCTATGTTGATGATAATACATTAAGTGTAAATACAACACGTGTGCGAAAAAAGTTAAAAACGTTACAGATTAAGGATCCGATTGAAACGATTCGTAGTGTTGGATATAGACTACATATTACTTGGGATACTGGTATGGAAAAATGA
- a CDS encoding DUF6518 family protein, which yields MDRTLKITKLNIFLRIVLLPIVVGIIVGILTKLGQGILPGNWHSLANLGSVWLVPSFFVASLSYSKRTAMLSGILALLGMVLGYYGYAIVIKNVAHSIYFISVWIVCACIGGTIFGIAGFLWKDTTNPLHKFGSALLSGVFVTDGLHILLNFEDYSHMLPVGYTEVIVGIILILVLERSNAYRVSSFLMMIPITILGLIGYKLLSLFT from the coding sequence ATGGACAGGACATTAAAAATCACAAAATTAAATATATTTTTAAGAATCGTTCTCCTCCCGATTGTAGTAGGGATAATTGTTGGTATACTAACTAAATTAGGTCAAGGTATACTTCCAGGAAATTGGCATTCATTAGCTAACTTAGGAAGCGTTTGGTTAGTTCCATCCTTTTTCGTGGCTAGCCTTAGTTATTCTAAGCGTACAGCTATGCTTTCTGGTATCCTTGCACTACTCGGTATGGTATTAGGCTATTATGGTTATGCAATAGTTATTAAAAATGTAGCTCACTCTATTTATTTTATATCTGTATGGATTGTATGTGCATGTATAGGAGGAACGATCTTTGGAATTGCAGGTTTTCTATGGAAAGATACTACAAACCCACTTCATAAATTCGGAAGCGCACTTTTAAGTGGAGTTTTTGTAACGGACGGACTTCACATTCTATTAAACTTTGAAGATTACAGTCACATGTTACCTGTTGGATATACGGAAGTGATAGTCGGAATTATCTTGATTCTTGTATTAGAACGCTCTAATGCTTATCGTGTGTCTTCTTTCTTAATGATGATTCCTATCACTATTTTGGGATTAATTGGGTATAAATTATTAAGTTTGTTTACTTAA
- a CDS encoding class I SAM-dependent methyltransferase, producing the protein MEFWESSFIEKQTMWGFEPTESAILTKDFFLEKNVKDILVPGIGYGRNAKVFIDNGINVIGIEISKTAIDLATQNGLEDISIYHGSVNEMPFDTNLYDGIFSHALLHLLNDQEREKFIKNCFNQLKPGGYMVFTTVSKKAPMYGKGKQLDKDYYEIMEGVKMFFYDSESIKQDFKKYGLVQVSQIDEPNKNMVNKPSINFLKITCKKER; encoded by the coding sequence ATGGAATTTTGGGAATCAAGCTTTATTGAGAAACAAACGATGTGGGGATTTGAACCTACAGAATCAGCAATTTTGACAAAAGATTTTTTTCTAGAAAAGAATGTTAAGGATATATTAGTTCCGGGTATTGGATATGGAAGAAACGCAAAGGTGTTTATCGATAATGGTATAAATGTAATCGGAATTGAAATTTCAAAAACAGCTATTGATTTAGCAACACAAAACGGATTAGAAGATATTAGTATATATCACGGCTCAGTAAACGAAATGCCTTTTGATACTAATCTTTACGATGGGATATTTAGTCATGCACTTCTTCATTTGCTGAATGACCAGGAAAGAGAGAAATTTATTAAAAATTGTTTTAATCAGTTAAAACCGGGTGGATATATGGTTTTTACAACTGTTTCTAAAAAAGCTCCAATGTACGGAAAAGGAAAACAGTTGGATAAAGATTATTATGAGATAATGGAAGGTGTGAAAATGTTCTTCTATGATTCTGAATCTATAAAACAAGATTTTAAAAAATATGGACTAGTACAAGTTTCGCAAATTGATGAACCAAATAAGAATATGGTCAATAAACCTTCAATCAATTTCTTAAAGATAACATGTAAAAAAGAACGATAA
- a CDS encoding class I SAM-dependent methyltransferase produces MNRIDYIRQEEKKYHDLCYEQYKLFETGSWLYKPVKTVMDLMDHFEGQNNLQVLDLGSGVGRNSIPIAQKIQNTSGTVTCVDLLISALTKLQTYSKEYEVIKNIKTEQAAIENYYIQPNTYDYIVAVSSLEHVQSEEDLKNVLYSMKEGTKSGGINCLIINSNIQEIDLHTNEELDALIEINLPTEDMIHLLKSIYKEWKEIEVEIKELVYDIVRDERHIQLKTNAITFVFQK; encoded by the coding sequence ATGAATCGTATCGATTACATAAGACAAGAAGAAAAGAAATATCACGACCTTTGCTATGAACAATATAAACTATTTGAAACTGGTTCTTGGCTGTACAAACCGGTTAAAACAGTTATGGACTTGATGGATCACTTTGAAGGACAAAACAACTTGCAAGTACTTGACCTCGGCTCTGGCGTCGGAAGAAATAGTATTCCCATTGCACAAAAGATACAAAATACTAGCGGCACTGTTACATGTGTCGATTTACTTATTTCCGCTTTAACAAAATTACAAACTTATAGTAAAGAATATGAAGTAATTAAAAATATTAAAACAGAACAAGCAGCAATTGAAAACTACTATATCCAACCTAATACTTATGATTATATCGTTGCAGTATCCAGTTTAGAGCATGTTCAATCAGAAGAAGATTTAAAAAACGTGCTCTATTCTATGAAAGAAGGTACAAAAAGTGGCGGTATTAATTGTTTAATTATTAACTCGAACATACAAGAAATTGACTTACATACAAATGAAGAATTAGATGCTTTAATTGAAATTAACCTTCCTACTGAAGATATGATACATCTATTAAAAAGTATTTATAAGGAATGGAAAGAAATTGAAGTTGAAATAAAAGAATTAGTCTATGATATTGTTCGCGATGAAAGGCATATTCAATTAAAAACAAATGCTATAACATTTGTTTTTCAGAAATAA
- a CDS encoding acetamidase/formamidase family protein, with the protein MYRIHKEHIIYAMSSENKPCMEVEVGSRLIFETYDCFENQIDSEDVAFQELDWNRINPATGPVYISGAEPGDILTVTIEKIQIAEQGVLTTGMNLGVMGEELHENTVKIVPIHNKHVLFSNELQIPINPMIGVIGTAPKEESISCGTPHDHGGNMDCKEIKEGTTLLLPVNVPGALLALGDLHAAMGDGEIGVSGVEVAGEVTVTVHIIKGKKWPLPMAIQKEKIMTLASEQLLDDAANRAVRNMVTFLHEELKMSKADATLLLSAAGDLKVCQVVDPLKTARMELSMDYVEKLGFNCSSFHIK; encoded by the coding sequence ATGTATCGAATTCATAAAGAACATATCATTTACGCAATGTCATCAGAAAATAAACCATGCATGGAAGTAGAAGTTGGGAGTCGCCTTATATTTGAAACATATGATTGCTTTGAAAATCAAATTGATTCTGAAGATGTTGCGTTTCAAGAATTAGATTGGAACCGAATTAATCCGGCGACTGGACCTGTATATATCAGTGGTGCAGAGCCTGGTGACATATTAACCGTAACGATTGAAAAGATTCAAATTGCAGAGCAAGGTGTTTTAACTACAGGTATGAATCTTGGTGTAATGGGTGAAGAGCTACATGAAAATACAGTGAAAATTGTCCCAATACATAATAAACATGTTTTGTTTTCGAATGAACTACAAATCCCAATTAATCCAATGATCGGTGTAATTGGAACTGCTCCAAAAGAAGAGAGTATTTCATGTGGCACACCGCATGATCACGGCGGGAATATGGACTGTAAAGAGATAAAAGAAGGGACAACATTATTATTACCTGTAAATGTTCCTGGTGCTCTATTAGCATTAGGTGATTTACACGCAGCGATGGGTGACGGTGAAATTGGTGTTAGTGGAGTAGAGGTTGCTGGTGAGGTGACGGTAACAGTTCATATTATAAAAGGAAAGAAATGGCCATTACCAATGGCTATTCAAAAAGAAAAAATAATGACGCTTGCTTCAGAGCAATTGCTAGATGATGCAGCGAATCGTGCTGTACGTAATATGGTAACATTTTTACATGAAGAATTAAAAATGTCTAAAGCTGATGCCACGCTTTTATTATCAGCTGCCGGCGATTTAAAAGTTTGTCAAGTTGTGGATCCACTTAAAACGGCACGAATGGAACTAAGTATGGATTATGTGGAGAAGCTAGGTTTTAATTGCAGTAGCTTTCATATTAAGTAA